The Candidatus Zixiibacteriota bacterium genome includes a window with the following:
- a CDS encoding T9SS type A sorting domain-containing protein, producing the protein MKTTIIICIILLTFFVPAWSVDRNESGRTTALGYTEDTYINANNILMFITNYGELGQDLNEIFNLPTGTYFPYTGIEDIISGANNKTCVYTTALWIGGTVDGQVRMASARYDQQSEYRPGPMSGGTFQPDDPSFKVYKLYADSLAGTPNADYTNWPVDQGAPIREDGTPDMMGNQMLWAVYNDADSTLQEYFGGDTLSLGLEVRQTVWAYDLDWLSNCIFFRFRIFNKGANDIDSCYLGYWCDVDIGRAEPGENYDKDDLTACDTTRNLGYGYNSANWDYLYGSMQPAVGIDLLRGPIVETGNGGDEAHFWDSVLTGYQNVEMTSFTAMVKSETPNSPEMTYNYLRGLHANGSRYDVAGDSTPFWYAGDPVAGTGDIQATCSDMQILNTTGPVSLPAGDSTELIYVLVFGRGDNRLASITEMMANDLAAQELYDNDFVIPSAWHVSTDGSDETGDGSLTAPLRNIQTALNGAEPGDSIIVHPGTYSRSLYVNKAVVMVPYDTTSRPVLEAEPGNRVLFIEDFADTMYLSGFEVTGGNPDSQSQSGRGGGILIDSAAVVIENCDIHHNESTSGGDDAGGGGVCFYYGGYVVLRNSIIRDNISTDGGGILSSTDAAGGVLENNIISNNYSYDAGGGVFLYNATTVNPFRVIGNTIVGNRGAKHGFGFQSFLVDVDFERNLVTDNGPIETCECDVGYGISIGGYNVERTVVTCNDVYGNCGDQAQSNPNGFPYDVTNLIEDPLLCDLEGGDFHLSLSSPCAADNNDFSVQIGALGIYIDPDMVVAADRNSTECGTSIQCHVYEYDCTGIEINLDSAVQWLSRDHDVVLVSTRGLINPVAPGQTYVVAAGAGHEPDSVLFTVLPTLYEYNNDTLFNHANNVALKVNVSGSPDEVWLIYRQGGGHNRDSVIMTAATGQSYTGSIPSGVLGLRSIEYCFRAVDNGVSNTLPNASENESWFYFQVEIPNTTDLFEIVPWNYQMVGFSMNPSSLVIDSILKPLLGDNNDGFNFRFGCWNPTLAAYDEYPELDSLLPYHGYWLISRSATTVHAHGYSTVPDVYIDGQGYARLILAPGWNQIVNPFAFDVDWGGRIEDTSYGDYIENGLHAYSPARRSYSSTTLMEQFRAYFVRNVHPTDSLELLIPYDEYTELKTTVPFAEHPGSWFAEIAAANSDGQRSTCWIGVSPVATAGSDSLDFSSPPAISTSLKLDAVCRQDNKTTLASDIRATSDSILIWTMQLSGEAHDRVIMQTDQMVDLPKGIEIAVFDRSGVLLGTLSETETVDLMLDATGNRTLLVQATLNQSGQSDSEHDPTVPARFDLNQNYPNPFNASTSIGFDLAQPGRVRLSVYNILGRSVIRLVDCTMAAGHYVVDWDGTAIDGKAVASGVYFYRLDAGGQVFERKMILLK; encoded by the coding sequence ATGAAAACAACGATAATTATCTGTATTATATTGCTGACCTTTTTTGTGCCGGCCTGGTCGGTTGACAGAAACGAGAGCGGGAGAACGACGGCGCTCGGTTATACCGAGGATACTTATATCAACGCCAACAATATCCTCATGTTTATCACCAACTACGGTGAACTGGGTCAGGATCTGAACGAGATTTTTAATTTACCGACCGGCACTTATTTCCCTTACACCGGGATTGAGGATATCATTTCGGGCGCGAACAATAAAACTTGTGTCTACACTACGGCGCTGTGGATCGGCGGCACAGTGGACGGTCAGGTGCGAATGGCTTCAGCCCGCTACGATCAGCAGTCGGAATACCGGCCCGGTCCCATGAGCGGCGGGACTTTCCAACCGGATGATCCCTCGTTCAAAGTTTACAAGCTTTATGCCGATAGTCTGGCCGGTACTCCCAATGCCGATTACACCAACTGGCCGGTCGATCAAGGGGCTCCGATTCGAGAAGACGGAACACCGGACATGATGGGCAACCAGATGCTCTGGGCTGTCTACAACGATGCCGACTCCACGCTACAGGAGTATTTCGGGGGCGACACGCTGTCGTTGGGTCTTGAGGTGCGTCAGACGGTTTGGGCGTACGATCTGGATTGGCTGAGCAACTGTATATTTTTCCGCTTCAGGATCTTCAACAAGGGCGCCAACGATATCGACTCATGTTATTTAGGCTATTGGTGTGACGTTGATATTGGTCGTGCTGAGCCCGGCGAAAACTACGACAAGGATGATCTTACGGCCTGCGACACAACTCGCAACCTGGGCTACGGGTACAACAGTGCCAACTGGGACTACCTGTATGGCTCTATGCAGCCGGCCGTAGGGATCGATCTGCTTCGCGGGCCGATTGTTGAAACAGGTAACGGCGGCGACGAGGCTCATTTCTGGGACAGCGTTCTCACCGGGTACCAAAACGTTGAGATGACTTCCTTCACGGCGATGGTCAAATCGGAAACGCCGAACTCACCGGAGATGACATACAACTACCTGAGAGGCCTTCACGCGAACGGCAGCCGGTACGACGTAGCAGGAGACAGCACACCATTCTGGTATGCCGGCGATCCGGTGGCCGGCACCGGGGATATCCAGGCAACCTGCAGCGATATGCAGATTCTGAATACGACCGGTCCAGTCTCTTTGCCGGCGGGGGACAGCACCGAGTTAATTTATGTGCTGGTGTTCGGTCGCGGTGACAATCGCCTGGCCTCGATCACTGAGATGATGGCCAATGATCTGGCGGCCCAGGAGTTATATGACAACGACTTCGTGATCCCGAGTGCCTGGCATGTGTCAACCGACGGGAGCGACGAGACCGGCGACGGCAGCCTGACAGCGCCACTGCGCAACATTCAAACAGCTCTGAACGGGGCGGAACCGGGCGACTCCATCATTGTCCACCCGGGGACTTACTCCCGAAGTCTGTATGTCAACAAAGCCGTTGTAATGGTTCCGTACGACACGACCAGTCGGCCCGTTCTCGAGGCGGAGCCGGGCAACCGGGTGCTCTTTATTGAGGACTTTGCGGATACCATGTATTTATCCGGTTTTGAAGTAACCGGCGGTAACCCGGATAGCCAGTCGCAGAGCGGTCGAGGCGGCGGCATTTTAATCGATAGCGCTGCCGTGGTTATTGAGAACTGCGATATCCATCATAATGAATCGACTTCCGGCGGCGATGACGCCGGCGGCGGTGGAGTCTGTTTCTACTATGGTGGATATGTTGTTCTACGTAACAGCATCATACGGGATAACATAAGCACCGACGGTGGAGGGATTTTGAGTTCCACCGATGCTGCCGGCGGGGTACTGGAAAATAACATCATTAGCAACAACTACTCTTATGATGCTGGTGGTGGAGTTTTCCTTTATAATGCTACCACTGTCAATCCCTTTCGAGTGATCGGCAACACGATTGTCGGCAACCGCGGTGCAAAACACGGTTTCGGTTTTCAGAGCTTCCTCGTCGATGTTGATTTCGAGCGGAATCTGGTGACTGATAATGGACCGATCGAAACCTGCGAGTGTGATGTCGGATATGGCATATCGATTGGCGGCTACAACGTAGAGAGAACGGTGGTAACCTGTAACGATGTCTACGGGAACTGCGGAGATCAGGCTCAGTCCAATCCGAACGGGTTTCCGTATGATGTCACCAATCTGATTGAAGACCCGCTCCTCTGTGACTTGGAAGGCGGTGATTTCCATTTGTCCCTTTCGTCTCCCTGTGCCGCAGACAATAATGACTTCAGCGTGCAGATCGGTGCGCTGGGGATTTACATCGATCCGGATATGGTGGTTGCTGCCGATAGAAATTCAACGGAATGCGGTACGTCCATACAGTGCCATGTCTATGAATACGATTGCACCGGGATCGAAATCAATCTCGACTCGGCGGTGCAATGGCTGAGTCGCGACCATGACGTTGTTTTGGTCTCGACCCGTGGTCTGATAAATCCGGTCGCTCCCGGACAGACCTATGTTGTCGCCGCCGGAGCTGGTCATGAACCGGACAGTGTTCTTTTTACGGTGTTGCCGACGCTCTATGAGTACAACAACGATACGCTCTTCAACCATGCTAATAATGTAGCGCTGAAGGTAAACGTCTCGGGTTCACCGGATGAAGTCTGGTTGATCTATCGGCAGGGGGGAGGACACAATCGCGATAGTGTGATTATGACCGCTGCCACGGGTCAGAGTTATACCGGAAGCATACCCTCCGGCGTGCTCGGACTGCGTTCTATCGAATACTGTTTCCGAGCCGTTGACAACGGTGTCTCCAACACACTTCCGAATGCTTCGGAGAATGAATCCTGGTTTTATTTCCAGGTGGAGATACCGAACACGACTGATTTGTTCGAGATCGTGCCGTGGAATTACCAGATGGTAGGTTTTTCCATGAATCCGTCCAGTCTGGTCATTGATTCCATTCTTAAACCGCTTTTAGGTGATAACAATGATGGGTTCAACTTCCGATTCGGATGTTGGAATCCGACTCTGGCGGCCTATGATGAATACCCCGAACTGGACAGCCTTTTACCGTACCACGGTTATTGGCTGATATCGCGTTCGGCGACGACGGTTCACGCCCACGGATATTCCACTGTCCCCGATGTCTATATCGACGGGCAAGGCTATGCGAGACTGATCCTCGCTCCCGGCTGGAACCAGATCGTCAACCCGTTTGCATTCGATGTCGATTGGGGTGGTCGCATCGAAGACACGAGCTATGGGGACTATATCGAGAACGGTTTGCACGCTTATAGTCCCGCGCGGCGAAGTTATTCTTCAACAACATTGATGGAGCAGTTCAGGGCGTATTTCGTGCGGAATGTTCATCCGACCGACAGTTTGGAATTGCTGATTCCCTACGATGAATATACCGAATTGAAGACAACCGTTCCCTTCGCCGAACATCCGGGCTCATGGTTTGCGGAGATCGCCGCCGCCAACAGTGACGGTCAACGTTCAACCTGCTGGATCGGTGTTTCGCCCGTTGCAACCGCCGGATCGGACAGCCTTGACTTCAGTTCGCCTCCTGCGATCTCGACATCTCTGAAACTTGACGCCGTGTGCCGCCAGGACAACAAGACAACTCTCGCTTCCGACATCCGGGCAACAAGCGACTCAATCCTGATCTGGACGATGCAATTAAGCGGCGAAGCTCATGATCGCGTGATCATGCAGACCGACCAGATGGTTGATTTACCAAAAGGTATCGAAATTGCCGTGTTCGATCGGTCCGGAGTTTTATTGGGAACGTTGTCCGAAACGGAGACGGTTGACTTGATGCTCGACGCAACCGGTAACCGTACCTTGTTGGTACAAGCGACACTAAACCAGTCCGGTCAGTCCGATTCGGAGCATGATCCCACGGTCCCGGCGCGGTTTGATTTGAACCAGAATTATCCCAATCCATTCAATGCGAGTACCTCGATTGGATTCGATCTGGCGCAACCCGGTCGTGTGCGGCTGTCGGTTTACAACATCCTGGGCCGCAGTGTGATCCGACTTGTTGATTGCACCATGGCCGCCGGTCATTATGTCGTTGACTGGGATGGTACCGCGATCGACGGCAAAGCTGTCGCGAGCGGTGTGTATTTCTACCGGCTCGATGCGGGGGGGCAGGTATTCGAGCGCAAGATGATATTGCTCAAGTAG